In one window of Primulina tabacum isolate GXHZ01 chromosome 8, ASM2559414v2, whole genome shotgun sequence DNA:
- the LOC142553804 gene encoding LOW QUALITY PROTEIN: BTB/POZ domain-containing protein At1g21780-like (The sequence of the model RefSeq protein was modified relative to this genomic sequence to represent the inferred CDS: deleted 1 base in 1 codon), whose translation MVDTKVETIARLAQWKVENFGPTLAYKRSEPFKIGIWNWHLSVEKNRSVYIRLFPEPSRVSKDQPPIARFVLRVTTAGSNRRPYISPIHERLLRTSDDFACPVDVNFQGRFVIDVEFLDLRICGANGGEGSSIWPSDGMMQYLTTQSTLRCLSRMLDEAIYSDVTINTCDGTLQAHKAILSASSPVFLSMFQHNLKEKESSTIDIEDMTSESCMALLSYLYGTISQEDFWKHRLALLGAANKYDIVDLKDACEESLLEDINTGNVLERLQEAWLYQLNKLKKGCMMYLLDFGKIYDVRDEMNEFFRHADRELAVEMFQELLAVWKPA comes from the exons ATGGTGGACACGAAAGTGGAAACTATAGCAAGATTAGCCCAGTGGAAAGTGGAAAATTTCGGGCCAACCTTGGCTTACAAAAGATCCGAACCTTTCAAAATCGGCATATGGAATTG GCATCTATCCGTGGAGAAGAATCGATCAGTTTATATCCGGCTTTTCCCTGAACCGTCTCGGGTTTCGAAAGATCAGCCACCGATTGCCCGGTTTGTTCTACGAGTCACCACAGCTGGCTCCAATCGAAGGCCCTATATTTCGCCGA TCCACGAGAGATTGCTGCGGACAAGTGATGACTTTGCCTGCCCCGTGGATGTTAACTTTCAAGGTCGATTCGTCATTGATGTGGAGTTTCTGGACCTCAGGATTTGCGGTGCAAAT GGTGGAGAAGGAAGCTCTATATGGCCCAGTGACGGCATGATGCAATATCTGACGACACAAAGTACTCTCAGATGCCTCTCTCGCATGCTGGATGAAGCCATTTATTCAGATGTGACCATCAACACATGCGACGGAACCCTCCAAGCCCACAAAGCGATTCTTTCAGCTAGCTCCCCCGTTTTCCTCAGCATGTTCCAGCACAATCTCAAAGAAAAAGAATCATCCACTATCGACATCGAAGACATGACATCC GAGTCCTGTATGGCCCTTCTCAGCTACTTGTACGGAACCATAAGTCAAGAAGATTTTTGGAAACATCGATTAGCATTATTAGGTGCAGCAAACAAGTATGATATCGTGGACTTGAAGGATGCATGCGAGGAGAGTCTTTTGGAAGATATCAACACGGGGAATGTGCTAGAGAGGCTGCAGGAGGCTTGGCTTTACCAGCTGAATAAACTGAAGAAAGGATGCATGATGTATTTGCTTGATTTTGGGAAGATTTATGATGTCAGAGACGAGATGAATGAATTCTTCAGACATGCGGATCGAGAACTTGCGGTCGAGATGTTCCAAGAGCTGCTTGCAGTTTGGAAACCAGCGTAA